One window of the Corynebacterium glutamicum ATCC 13032 genome contains the following:
- a CDS encoding succinic semialdehyde dehydrogenase, whose product MIKRLPLGPLPKELHQTLLDLTANAQDAAKVEVIAPFTGETLGFVFDGDEQDVEHAFALSRAAQKKWVHTTAVERKKIFLKFHDLVLKNRELLMDIVQLETGKNRASAADEVLDVAITTRFYANNAGKFLNDKKRPGALPIITKNTQQYVPKGVVGQITPWNYPLTLGVSDAVPALLAGNAVVAKPDLATPFSCLIMVHLLIEAGLPRDLMQVVTGPGDIVGGAIAAQCDFLMFTGSTATGRILGRTMGERLVGFSAELGGKNPLIVAKDADLDKVEAELPQACFSNSGQLCVSTERIYVEEDVYEEVIARFSKAAKAMSIGAGFEWKYEMGSLINQAQLDRVSTFVDQAKAAGATVLCGGKSRPDIGPFFYEPTVLADVPEGTPLLTEEVFGPVVFIEKVATLEEAVDKANGTPYGLNASVFGSSETGNLVAGQLEAGGIGINDGYAATWASVSTPLGGMKQSGLGHRHGAEGITKYAEIRNIAEQRWMSMRGPAKMPRKVYSDTVATALKLGKIFKVLP is encoded by the coding sequence ATGATCAAACGTCTTCCTTTAGGTCCGCTGCCTAAAGAACTTCATCAGACTCTGCTTGATCTGACCGCAAATGCCCAAGATGCGGCGAAAGTGGAGGTTATAGCGCCATTTACTGGCGAGACCCTCGGATTTGTTTTTGATGGTGATGAGCAAGACGTCGAGCATGCTTTTGCACTTTCAAGGGCAGCCCAGAAAAAGTGGGTGCACACCACGGCAGTGGAACGGAAGAAGATCTTCCTGAAGTTTCATGATCTGGTATTGAAAAACCGTGAGCTGCTCATGGACATCGTGCAGTTGGAAACAGGCAAAAATCGAGCATCGGCTGCCGATGAGGTGTTGGACGTTGCGATCACCACCCGCTTCTACGCAAACAATGCAGGAAAGTTTTTAAATGACAAGAAACGCCCCGGCGCGCTTCCGATCATCACGAAAAACACACAACAGTATGTGCCCAAGGGAGTGGTCGGGCAGATCACGCCGTGGAATTACCCTTTAACTTTGGGAGTATCTGATGCTGTTCCGGCGCTGCTGGCAGGAAACGCAGTGGTGGCTAAACCTGACCTCGCGACACCTTTCTCCTGCTTGATCATGGTGCACCTGCTCATTGAAGCCGGTCTGCCGCGTGATTTGATGCAGGTTGTCACCGGCCCTGGCGATATTGTTGGCGGTGCGATTGCAGCTCAGTGTGATTTCCTCATGTTCACTGGATCCACGGCCACGGGCCGGATCTTGGGTCGGACAATGGGTGAGCGTTTGGTGGGTTTCTCTGCGGAATTAGGCGGAAAGAACCCTCTTATTGTGGCCAAGGATGCAGATCTGGACAAGGTGGAAGCTGAGCTTCCGCAGGCGTGTTTTTCCAACTCGGGGCAATTGTGTGTCTCCACTGAACGTATTTATGTCGAGGAAGACGTGTACGAGGAGGTGATTGCACGGTTTAGCAAGGCGGCGAAAGCCATGTCCATTGGTGCCGGATTTGAGTGGAAATATGAGATGGGTTCGTTGATCAATCAGGCGCAGCTGGATCGGGTGAGCACCTTTGTTGATCAGGCTAAAGCTGCGGGCGCCACGGTGCTGTGCGGTGGCAAGTCACGCCCTGATATTGGTCCCTTCTTCTATGAGCCCACGGTATTGGCGGATGTCCCAGAGGGCACCCCACTGCTCACGGAGGAAGTCTTCGGGCCGGTGGTGTTCATCGAAAAGGTAGCCACACTGGAAGAAGCCGTCGATAAGGCAAATGGCACGCCCTACGGCCTGAATGCGTCCGTCTTTGGGTCGTCGGAAACCGGCAATCTTGTTGCAGGCCAGCTGGAAGCTGGCGGTATCGGTATTAATGATGGCTACGCCGCGACGTGGGCGAGCGTGTCCACGCCTCTGGGTGGCATGAAGCAGTCGGGGCTGGGGCACCGCCATGGTGCGGAGGGAATTACAAAATATGCGGAGATCCGAAACATCGCGGAGCAGCGCTGGATGTCTATGCGTGGGCCGGCCAAAATGCCGCGAAAGGTGTACTCAGACACCGTGGCCACAGCGCTAAAGCTGGGCAAAATCTTTAAAGTTTTGCCGTAG
- the ppk2 gene encoding polyphosphate kinase 2, producing MAETNENDLPVIDLAQIEGYVVDDSDEDDPVLLRPDGTPIETWREDFPYEERVTREDYEKVKRSLQIELLKWQNWTKETGQRHIILFEGRDAAGKGGTIKRFNEHLNPRGARTVALEKPSPRESTSWYFQRYIQHFPAAGEIVFFDRSWYNRSGVERVMGFCTESQHAEFLREVPMLENMILGSGISLTKFWFSVTRKEQRTRFAIRQVDPVRQWKLSPMDLASLDRWDDYTRAKEEQFRYTDTDESPWITIKSNDKKRARINAMRYVLSKFDYTDKDYELVGEPDPKVVLRGRDQIGD from the coding sequence ATGGCTGAAACCAACGAAAATGATCTTCCAGTTATCGACCTTGCCCAAATCGAAGGCTATGTTGTAGATGACTCGGATGAAGATGATCCAGTACTTCTGCGTCCAGATGGAACCCCCATTGAAACCTGGCGCGAAGACTTCCCTTATGAAGAGCGCGTCACCCGCGAAGACTATGAGAAGGTCAAGCGCTCCCTCCAGATCGAGCTGCTGAAGTGGCAGAACTGGACCAAGGAAACTGGCCAGCGCCACATCATTTTGTTCGAAGGGCGTGACGCCGCTGGTAAGGGTGGCACCATTAAGCGCTTCAACGAACACCTGAACCCTCGTGGTGCCCGTACTGTTGCGTTGGAGAAGCCATCACCACGCGAATCCACCTCATGGTACTTCCAGCGCTATATTCAGCACTTCCCAGCTGCTGGCGAGATCGTTTTCTTTGACCGCTCTTGGTACAACCGTTCCGGCGTGGAGCGCGTCATGGGTTTCTGCACCGAATCACAGCATGCAGAGTTCCTGCGTGAGGTTCCAATGCTGGAAAACATGATCCTGGGCTCTGGTATCAGCTTGACCAAGTTCTGGTTCTCGGTGACCCGTAAAGAGCAGCGCACCCGTTTTGCTATCCGCCAGGTTGATCCTGTGCGTCAGTGGAAGCTTTCCCCAATGGACTTGGCTTCACTTGATCGCTGGGATGATTACACCCGCGCTAAGGAAGAGCAGTTCCGTTACACCGACACTGATGAGTCCCCGTGGATCACCATCAAGTCGAATGACAAGAAGCGTGCGCGTATCAACGCGATGCGTTATGTATTGTCCAAGTTTGATTACACCGACAAGGATTACGAGCTCGTTGGTGAGCCTGACCCTAAGGTTGTGCTTCGTGGGCGCGACCAGATCGGTGACTAG
- a CDS encoding PorA family porin — MENVYEFLGNLDVLSGSGLIGYVFDFLGASSKWAGAVADLIGLLG; from the coding sequence ATGGAAAACGTTTACGAGTTCCTTGGAAACCTTGATGTCCTTTCCGGCTCCGGCCTCATCGGCTACGTCTTCGACTTCCTCGGCGCTTCCAGCAAGTGGGCTGGCGCAGTTGCTGACCTCATCGGTCTGCTTGGCTAA
- a CDS encoding PorH family porin yields MDLSLLKETLGNYETFGGNIGTALQSIPTLLDSILNFFDNFGDLADTTGENLDNFSS; encoded by the coding sequence ATGGATCTTTCCCTTCTCAAGGAAACCCTCGGCAACTACGAGACCTTCGGTGGCAACATCGGTACCGCTCTTCAGAGCATCCCAACCCTGCTCGATTCCATCCTTAACTTCTTCGACAACTTCGGAGATCTCGCTGACACCACCGGCGAGAATCTGGATAACTTCTCTTCCTAA
- the groL gene encoding chaperonin GroEL (60 kDa chaperone family; promotes refolding of misfolded polypeptides especially under stressful conditions; forms two stacked rings of heptamers to form a barrel-shaped 14mer; ends can be capped by GroES; misfolded proteins enter the barrel where they are refolded when GroES binds), giving the protein MAKIIAFDEEARRGLEKGLNTLADAVKVTLGPKGRNVVLEKAWGAPTITNDGVTIAREIELEDPYEKIGAELVKEVAKKTDDVAGDGTTTATVLAQALVREGLRNVAAGSNPMGIKRGIEKAVAQVTEKLLEAAKEVETEEQIAATAGISAADPAIGAQIAKAMYAVGGGKLNKDSVITVEESNTFGVELEVTEGMRFDKGYISGYFATDMERLEAVLEDPYILLVSGKISNIKDLLPLLEKVMQSGKPLLIISEDVEGEALSTLVVNKIRGTFKSVAVKAPGFGDRRKAQLQDIAVLTGGQVISEEVGLSLETADLPLLGQARKVVVTKDDTTIVDGAGSEAQIEGRVNQIRVEIENSDSDYDREKLNERLAKLAGGVAVLKVGAATEVELKERKHRIEDAVRNAKAAVEEGIVAGGGVALLQAAHVLDNDLELSGDEATGVRIVREALTAPLKQIAANAGLEPGVVADKVSQLPQGEGLNAANGEYVDLMAAGINDPVKVTRSALQNAASIAALFLTTEAVVADKPQPAGAAGMPGADEMGGMGGF; this is encoded by the coding sequence ATGGCAAAGATCATCGCCTTTGATGAGGAAGCACGTCGTGGCCTAGAAAAGGGACTGAACACCCTGGCTGACGCTGTTAAGGTTACTTTGGGACCAAAGGGCCGTAACGTCGTTTTGGAAAAGGCTTGGGGTGCCCCAACCATTACCAACGATGGTGTCACCATCGCACGTGAGATCGAGCTTGAGGATCCTTACGAGAAGATCGGCGCAGAGCTGGTCAAGGAAGTCGCTAAGAAGACTGATGACGTCGCGGGCGATGGCACCACCACCGCTACCGTATTGGCACAGGCTCTGGTTCGGGAAGGCCTGCGCAACGTTGCTGCTGGCTCTAACCCAATGGGCATCAAGCGTGGCATCGAGAAGGCTGTTGCTCAGGTAACTGAGAAGCTGCTCGAGGCTGCGAAGGAAGTTGAGACCGAGGAGCAGATCGCTGCTACCGCTGGTATCTCCGCAGCTGACCCAGCTATCGGCGCACAGATTGCTAAGGCAATGTACGCAGTTGGCGGTGGCAAGCTGAACAAGGATTCCGTCATCACTGTTGAAGAGTCCAACACTTTCGGTGTTGAGCTCGAGGTTACTGAGGGTATGCGCTTTGATAAGGGCTACATCTCCGGTTACTTCGCAACTGACATGGAGCGCCTCGAGGCTGTTCTGGAAGATCCTTACATCCTGCTGGTTTCCGGCAAGATCTCCAACATCAAGGACCTGCTCCCACTGCTGGAGAAGGTCATGCAGTCCGGCAAGCCTTTGCTGATCATCTCTGAGGACGTCGAGGGCGAGGCTCTGTCCACCCTGGTTGTCAACAAGATCCGTGGCACCTTCAAGTCTGTTGCTGTTAAGGCTCCGGGCTTCGGCGACCGTCGTAAGGCTCAGCTGCAGGACATTGCTGTTCTGACCGGTGGCCAGGTCATTTCTGAAGAGGTTGGCCTCTCCCTTGAGACCGCTGATCTGCCACTTCTAGGCCAGGCACGCAAGGTTGTTGTCACCAAGGATGACACCACCATCGTTGACGGCGCAGGTTCTGAGGCTCAGATCGAAGGCCGCGTCAACCAGATCCGCGTTGAGATCGAGAACTCCGATTCCGACTACGACCGTGAGAAGCTCAACGAGCGTCTGGCTAAGCTTGCCGGCGGCGTTGCAGTGCTTAAGGTGGGCGCAGCTACCGAGGTTGAGCTCAAGGAGCGCAAGCACCGCATTGAGGATGCTGTCCGTAACGCTAAGGCAGCTGTTGAAGAGGGCATCGTTGCCGGCGGTGGCGTTGCGCTGCTGCAGGCTGCTCACGTCCTGGACAACGATCTTGAGCTTTCCGGCGACGAGGCAACCGGCGTTCGCATCGTCCGCGAGGCTCTGACTGCTCCTCTGAAGCAGATCGCTGCTAACGCTGGCCTCGAGCCAGGCGTTGTTGCTGACAAGGTTTCCCAGCTCCCACAGGGCGAGGGCCTCAACGCTGCAAACGGCGAGTACGTCGACCTCATGGCTGCGGGCATCAACGACCCAGTTAAGGTCACCCGCTCCGCACTCCAGAACGCTGCATCCATTGCAGCTCTGTTCCTGACCACTGAGGCTGTCGTTGCTGACAAGCCACAGCCTGCAGGCGCAGCTGGCATGCCAGGTGCAGACGAGATGGGCGGCATGGGCGGCTTCTAA
- a CDS encoding TRAFAC clade GTPase domain-containing protein yields MTAPDVYPPSTGLLPTRCPFTFQVLPDPEATSSPFVDATVQDATLPDGWQNSGTLTFAMAGDRSSGKSMYIAVIVKLLRKLVVANGGSFLYADEHTRRIYQEKYEKPLFEQMGLLPPTPPASAPDAHQQRPLIFDISTSNHPEQRLFLVFRDVAGEDLQEENFSAREDELAFFQNADRILFLFDPMSVPRIRQMLEGSVPTHEVDTDGPMVVLRNVLRVLGPDYRPKISLCMSKFDTMQQLAEVNQDHLHYAGANMVNWQRVMSNFGATFRRDSAPLDGAYDRVAGEILDLEIRSMLQCLDATHLLNQFNQPLAGEEAYPFQCFAVSPLGASPEGDRINRSGIAPFRCLDPLRELFSEIGILEGLETSKSNIPPAQPAPTSQPEAQEAPVEEPKKRGFLRWFK; encoded by the coding sequence ATGACCGCTCCTGATGTTTACCCACCCTCCACTGGTCTGCTCCCCACACGGTGTCCTTTCACTTTCCAAGTGCTGCCGGATCCAGAAGCGACCTCATCACCTTTTGTTGATGCGACGGTCCAGGATGCGACCCTGCCAGACGGGTGGCAAAATTCCGGAACTCTGACTTTCGCAATGGCAGGTGACAGGTCATCGGGCAAGAGTATGTACATTGCGGTGATCGTGAAGCTGCTGCGCAAACTGGTCGTTGCCAACGGTGGATCATTTTTATACGCCGATGAGCACACCCGCCGGATTTACCAGGAAAAATACGAGAAGCCACTGTTTGAACAGATGGGATTGCTTCCGCCTACTCCGCCAGCATCGGCTCCTGATGCACATCAGCAGCGTCCATTGATCTTTGATATTTCAACCTCGAATCATCCAGAGCAGCGACTCTTTTTAGTCTTTAGGGATGTGGCAGGCGAAGATCTGCAGGAAGAGAATTTTTCGGCTCGTGAAGACGAACTAGCGTTTTTCCAAAACGCGGACCGCATTCTTTTTCTGTTTGATCCCATGTCTGTTCCACGAATCCGACAGATGTTGGAAGGTTCAGTCCCCACTCATGAGGTGGACACTGATGGGCCGATGGTTGTCTTAAGAAACGTGCTCCGAGTGTTGGGACCGGATTATCGCCCCAAGATTTCCCTGTGCATGTCTAAGTTCGACACCATGCAGCAGCTAGCTGAAGTGAACCAAGATCACCTGCACTATGCAGGAGCAAACATGGTGAATTGGCAGCGCGTGATGAGCAACTTTGGTGCAACTTTCCGCAGGGACAGTGCTCCGCTTGATGGTGCATATGATCGCGTTGCTGGCGAGATTTTGGATCTGGAAATTCGAAGCATGCTGCAGTGCTTGGATGCGACGCATTTGCTGAACCAGTTCAATCAGCCCCTAGCTGGTGAAGAGGCTTATCCGTTCCAGTGCTTCGCGGTGTCTCCTCTGGGTGCAAGTCCTGAAGGTGATCGGATTAATCGAAGCGGTATCGCACCGTTTCGTTGCCTGGATCCGTTGAGAGAGTTGTTCTCGGAAATTGGGATTCTAGAGGGGCTGGAGACGTCGAAAAGCAATATCCCGCCTGCCCAACCTGCCCCGACCAGCCAGCCTGAAGCCCAAGAGGCCCCGGTTGAAGAACCTAAAAAACGTGGATTCCTGAGGTGGTTTAAATGA
- a CDS encoding tubulin-like doman-containing protein, with protein sequence MKKVLVVGCGGSGAKTLAYMMDQLKTTLADSLPERYPNPKEAKLPGAWQFVSVDVPTSPESPGPNLPNVPEAGGRYISCGSSDRYATVDTAVSNQLSSRGALGGVSSWALRNPDSETTPISKGAGQYRSIGRMLILSRLQEIQAELRKSWDVLFSGETERELADLRSALYGTSVSSGETSKEQPIIFVVSSMAGGAGASMALDICRLLTGLEGNAVGLSSLFMVTPDIFSQLSPDQVAGTNPNALAMFAELAAAQMGAASEEDARLFNALGVSVGDDSIPVGRIFPVGIRSGENGALLGDGKPDTVYRALGRGLAALMADEVSMDNFEQFTLGNRGGGSADQSKYAWGAQEAKNIPWGSYGYSQLSMGRDRYAEYAAQRLARSAVDRLLKGHFDPSNDAASDQQLQKRLENNRPSLMGNLSDVLPVNAPAGDWIFHSFNQMIENWTQRMKAIIKSQIPAANGQRGSEWLGDVQRAFQSSSQMIDNDSRHELYMGVADWASADVLQRRVVELLRDEIAKLGVPYGVSVIESLSATIQNQLIGQLSDLANNRAPEAVQLDDVSRSELDNSKGRIDDSDSYIQEIVSRSTGQLHTRAVQYIADHMASVLDDFLKNFIYPLQRTIQREHHSLEKDYQLTNDVNLGISQLKTNVPALWPDESQTTVPSRFSQAANEVFLTDVASFPEQFQAHVRSSTDDINEQNDYSSALQEASTRVVSGVWESKSGSEKAPRDLIRLIDVWVARDLTRDPSGSGSLRDPKQARFELKIDTGEVLERSRQYIRRPGFSFQQFIASSLREFITAPGLADHERRARRQQVLSKFSEAMTYALPLAQINPQLVRALYGDEVRYNFNFSRIPFAGDELGSSLEQAVRDYPNHRPADISKPLGKALVSQGEERSIDIFGSYPNYAPIVFDSLLPPIEKQWRQITGDRTEFWHGRRTRPLTAALPMTDLERNAMVKGWYIGRLVGRVFFPATLDTADTTPVQIYDEKSDSWINFSTPMLTPVSRFRGSLDWLPNLLESASLAWARAGERPVFESVEPYIQLRQLWDDAASPSLPGRTTRGEKLLHDWLFDGNRMAGNVLQIPGTEAGVTPAARFEAAKNFLQRQNEISQNYVPSDKLRQGRLFTTADRPFGDVKDRELAAQIPVFADLAADVFDGTQEIIDILEKCLAAGPPSAQVFDMNVARRDVSSGPSLPGEGEF encoded by the coding sequence ATGAAGAAAGTTCTCGTTGTCGGCTGTGGTGGTTCAGGTGCCAAAACGCTCGCTTATATGATGGACCAGCTCAAGACCACCCTGGCGGATAGTCTTCCCGAGCGTTACCCAAATCCAAAGGAAGCAAAACTTCCTGGTGCGTGGCAGTTCGTGTCGGTGGATGTTCCGACCTCCCCAGAAAGCCCCGGCCCGAACCTTCCGAATGTTCCAGAAGCCGGTGGACGTTATATTTCCTGTGGTTCCTCGGATCGCTATGCCACCGTTGATACTGCGGTGTCCAACCAGCTCTCCTCCAGGGGCGCGTTGGGTGGCGTTTCTTCATGGGCGCTTCGAAACCCTGATTCTGAAACCACCCCAATTAGTAAAGGTGCGGGCCAGTACCGCTCCATTGGCCGTATGTTGATCCTGAGCCGACTTCAGGAAATTCAGGCTGAATTACGTAAATCATGGGATGTGTTGTTCAGCGGTGAGACTGAACGTGAGCTCGCTGACCTTCGTTCTGCACTGTATGGCACGTCTGTTTCCAGTGGTGAAACCTCTAAAGAGCAGCCAATTATCTTCGTTGTCTCCTCCATGGCTGGTGGCGCCGGTGCTTCGATGGCTCTAGATATCTGCCGCCTGCTCACCGGTCTTGAAGGCAACGCAGTGGGTCTGAGCTCACTGTTTATGGTGACCCCGGATATCTTCTCCCAGCTTTCCCCAGACCAGGTTGCCGGAACTAACCCAAACGCGCTGGCCATGTTTGCCGAGCTCGCAGCAGCACAGATGGGTGCAGCTTCCGAAGAAGATGCCCGACTGTTTAACGCTTTGGGTGTTTCTGTTGGCGATGACTCCATCCCAGTTGGACGTATCTTCCCAGTGGGTATTCGCTCCGGTGAAAACGGCGCTCTGCTTGGTGATGGCAAGCCAGATACCGTCTACCGCGCACTCGGCCGTGGCCTTGCAGCTCTGATGGCTGATGAAGTGTCCATGGACAACTTCGAGCAATTCACCCTCGGCAACCGTGGTGGCGGAAGTGCCGATCAGAGCAAGTACGCATGGGGTGCACAGGAAGCTAAGAACATTCCGTGGGGCAGCTACGGCTACTCACAACTATCCATGGGTCGTGATCGCTACGCAGAATACGCCGCCCAGCGACTGGCACGCTCTGCCGTGGATCGTCTGCTCAAGGGACACTTTGATCCAAGCAATGATGCGGCCTCTGACCAGCAGCTTCAAAAGCGACTCGAGAACAACCGTCCATCGCTGATGGGCAACCTCAGCGACGTTTTGCCCGTCAACGCGCCGGCAGGGGACTGGATTTTCCATAGTTTCAACCAGATGATTGAAAACTGGACCCAGCGTATGAAAGCAATCATCAAGAGCCAAATTCCTGCAGCTAATGGCCAGCGCGGAAGTGAATGGCTCGGGGATGTCCAGCGTGCTTTCCAATCATCCAGCCAGATGATTGATAATGACTCCCGCCATGAGCTCTACATGGGTGTCGCCGACTGGGCCAGTGCTGATGTGTTGCAGCGCCGAGTAGTCGAGTTGCTTCGTGATGAGATCGCAAAACTGGGCGTTCCTTACGGCGTCAGCGTGATCGAATCTCTCAGCGCCACAATCCAAAACCAACTCATCGGACAGCTTTCTGATCTGGCAAACAACCGTGCACCTGAGGCTGTTCAACTAGACGATGTCAGCCGCAGTGAACTGGACAACAGCAAGGGCAGGATCGACGATTCTGACAGCTACATCCAGGAAATCGTGTCACGATCCACTGGTCAACTACACACCCGCGCAGTGCAATACATTGCGGACCACATGGCTTCGGTTCTGGACGATTTCCTCAAAAATTTCATCTACCCACTTCAGCGCACCATCCAACGTGAGCACCACTCCCTAGAAAAGGACTACCAGCTCACCAACGATGTGAACCTGGGAATCTCCCAGCTGAAAACCAACGTTCCAGCACTGTGGCCAGATGAATCTCAAACTACCGTCCCGTCACGTTTCAGTCAGGCAGCCAACGAAGTCTTCCTGACCGATGTCGCCTCCTTCCCGGAGCAGTTCCAAGCACACGTCCGCTCGTCCACCGATGACATCAACGAACAAAACGATTACTCGAGCGCCCTGCAAGAGGCCTCAACTCGAGTAGTCAGCGGTGTGTGGGAATCCAAGTCCGGCTCTGAAAAAGCACCACGCGATCTCATCCGCCTCATCGACGTATGGGTTGCCCGTGACCTGACCAGGGATCCGTCCGGTTCGGGAAGCCTCCGCGACCCTAAGCAAGCACGCTTTGAGCTGAAGATTGATACCGGCGAAGTACTCGAGCGCTCCCGCCAGTACATCCGCCGCCCTGGTTTCTCCTTCCAGCAGTTCATCGCCAGCTCACTGCGTGAATTCATCACCGCGCCGGGCTTGGCAGACCACGAGCGTCGCGCGCGCCGTCAGCAGGTGCTGAGCAAGTTCAGTGAGGCAATGACCTACGCGCTTCCATTGGCTCAGATCAACCCTCAACTGGTTCGTGCGCTTTACGGCGATGAAGTCCGCTACAACTTCAACTTCTCTCGCATCCCATTTGCCGGCGATGAGCTTGGATCCAGCCTGGAACAGGCAGTTCGTGATTACCCGAACCACCGACCAGCAGATATTTCCAAGCCACTGGGCAAGGCTTTGGTCTCCCAAGGTGAAGAGCGTTCCATTGATATCTTCGGCTCTTACCCCAACTACGCGCCGATCGTGTTTGACTCCCTGCTGCCTCCAATCGAGAAGCAGTGGCGTCAGATCACCGGCGATCGCACGGAATTCTGGCATGGCCGCCGTACTCGTCCTTTGACTGCTGCACTTCCAATGACAGACCTAGAGCGCAACGCCATGGTCAAGGGTTGGTACATCGGTCGTCTGGTCGGACGAGTATTCTTCCCCGCAACTCTAGACACTGCGGATACCACTCCAGTGCAGATCTACGATGAGAAGTCTGATTCGTGGATCAACTTCTCCACCCCAATGCTCACCCCAGTGTCCCGTTTCCGTGGAAGCCTCGATTGGCTGCCAAACCTTCTGGAATCAGCATCATTGGCATGGGCACGGGCAGGCGAGCGTCCTGTCTTTGAATCCGTCGAGCCTTACATCCAGCTCCGCCAACTGTGGGATGATGCTGCGAGCCCATCCTTGCCAGGACGCACCACCCGCGGTGAGAAGCTGCTGCACGATTGGCTTTTCGACGGCAACCGCATGGCTGGAAACGTCCTCCAGATCCCAGGAACCGAAGCTGGTGTCACCCCAGCTGCACGTTTTGAGGCTGCGAAGAACTTCCTGCAGCGCCAGAACGAGATCTCGCAAAATTACGTCCCAAGCGACAAGCTTCGCCAAGGCCGTCTGTTCACCACCGCTGATCGTCCATTTGGCGACGTCAAGGATCGTGAACTAGCAGCACAGATTCCAGTGTTTGCTGACCTTGCAGCCGATGTTTTTGATGGCACCCAAGAAATCATCGACATCCTGGAAAAGTGCTTGGCTGCAGGTCCACCATCAGCACAGGTCTTTGACATGAACGTAGCTCGCCGCGACGTTTCTTCAGGACCTTCTCTACCTGGTGAGGGTGAGTTCTAA